CATCCTCCTTATAAGTGTCAAATATACGAGGTAAATTTAAGCCAATGAGACTGGGAAATTCCGGATATGAGGGCGAGTAGGCCAGTTATGATTAGGTGACAGGATATCCAATGCCCGCTTCATCATGATTTATCCATAATCCAACGCTCGAAATTGGCTATGAATTTGTGGAATGGGCTCAGAAACTGGACTTGAATGTGAGAGGCATTGTGCATCACAAATAGCATTGAGATTGTAAATCATTATCGACTCAACTGGAAATACGATAATCCCCGTTAACCAAGGCCTAATTCTGGTTTCCATTCTGCTCCCCGCCAAGATGTGGATATAGCTCCATTATTACTTCCTTGCGCTAACTATAGGTCCCTCATTAGTAAATCCTGACTCGTAGCACATTATGAATTAACATGATCCACGTAGTACAACGCAAATAAGAATCCTCATAAACAGGCCTTCACCAACCCATCAGCCCCTCGCTCTCCGAACAACAATAGATAGTATCTCATACTTTTGCAAAAGGAACAACTAAGACTAAACACCTATGCAGACGTAATAATCCACCCACAAATTGGTACAGGCCGCATCAATCATCGTATTCCACGAGCGGAACTGAGCGAGCGTAATACCCGCGGCAGTATCGATAGAGTAACAGTCGTCACCTTTCTTGACCAGGTAATATTTCTTACAGTTACTCACGATGCCGGGCATCCGCGGCTCGGGAGCAGTGTCCGTGGGACCGGGTGTTTTACTCGTTGTTGTCGTCGTTGTGTCATCCGGGACGTGGACGCAGACGTAGTAGTCTAGCCAGAGGTTGGTGCATCCTAGCATCAAGGAAATTAAGAGTTAGTTGTAGCATGCCATGGGTTAGATAGAAAGGACATACCAGAGTTTATAGTAGGATTCCAGGCTTTGAATTGGGCGTCGGTGATGCCGTACTTGGCCTCGATGGTACCGCACTGATCCCCGGCCGCGACGAGATGGAACTTGTCACAGTTGGATGGTATACCTGGTTGGGTTGGCTCATATtttgatgaggatgtggtggttgtggcGAGCGTTGTGCCAGCGCTGACAGACAGCAGCTGTAGGAGCAAGCCCAGGACAAGAGTGGTCCAGTAAATCATATTTTTAGATACTTAGTTTCTTGTATCGTAGAATCGTGTAAGCTGAAGTTGCTATGTTGATCATCTTTCTTGGTCATGCAGTCACTGGCCTGCTTTTATACCTATGGCTTCACGTCCTCCTGCAGTATTTTTAGAAGTAACGACGTAACCGCTACACTGAACGGCCGTGTAGTCGAGGAATCTAGCACATTCTGGGTATACATGAGTATGACAATTCTGGAGGAATGTCTCACTTGAGTACCAGGATCCCCGCTCCGAGTATATCAGGTATGCTGCAGCCGGATGTGCATCTTTCTACAGCCGGTGCCACTCAACATTAACAATGTCTTTCAGCTTCTCAATGTATTGGCGATGTCTCTGATTTAAATGCGGGGTTAGGGTTACATGAAGACAATCTACCGCAGCCACATCCATATGCAAGCCCGGCCACTGCTGCCGGATCAGCCGGGGCTTTAACGATTGGATGTCAGACGGCTTCCGGCATAGTGACATCGCGCCAGCCTTCACCTCTGCCAAGAACTACTAAGTATGCACCAATATGCAGGTTACAGGTCAAGAGTTACATACAACAGACTGTAGTGGCAAATTTCACTTACGTAC
This window of the Aspergillus oryzae RIB40 DNA, chromosome 8 genome carries:
- a CDS encoding LysM peptidoglycan-binding domain-containing protein (predicted protein), which encodes MIYWTTLVLGLLLQLLSVSAGTTLATTTTSSSKYEPTQPGIPSNCDKFHLVAAGDQCGTIEAKYGITDAQFKAWNPTINSGCTNLWLDYYVCVHVPDDTTTTTTSKTPGPTDTAPEPRMPGIVSNCKKYYLVKKGDDCYSIDTAAGITLAQFRSWNTMIDAACTNLWVDYYVCIGV